The following nucleotide sequence is from Pseudarthrobacter psychrotolerans.
GCACTTGTCGGGGAATCAGGCTCGGGCAAATCAGTCACCGCAATGTCAGTACTGAACCTCCTTCCGAAGAACGCCCGGCGGACGGGGTCCGTAAAGTTTCAAGGCCAGGAAGTCCTCGCAGCCTCAGAGCCCCAACTGCGCAAACTGCGCGGGCAGGGAATCTCGATGATCTTTCAGGAGCCCATGACCGCGCTGAACCCGGTCTACACGGTCGAGAGCCAACTATGCGAAGCAATCCTTAGCCACCACAAGATATCCAAACAAGAAGCGGCCAAGCTCGCATTGAAGCTTCTGCAGCAAGTACACATGCCCAACCCCGAGAAAAAGCTCAAACACTACCCACATCAGTTATCGGGCGGTCAACGCCAACGGGTCATGATCGCCATGGCCATCTCCTCAGAACCCCAGCTTCTGATAGCTGACGAGCCGACCACCGCCTTGGATGTGACCGTACAGGCAGAAATTCTGGACCTTCTGCTCGAACTTCAGCAAAAAATGGGGATGGCAATCCTCCTGATCACCCACGACATGGGCGTGGTGGCAGACGTCGCCAACCGAGTCTTCGTCATGTCCAGCGGCAACGTCGTCGAACAGGCCAAGACTGAGCAGCTGTTTGCCGCCCCCCAGGCGCAATACACCCGCGACCTGCTCGACGCAGTGCCCTTCCTTGGCCGGGCAAGTACCAGAACAAGATTCGCCCAGGAACCCGACCAGAACAGGTCACAGGAAAAATCCAACGTTCTCGAGTTCAAAAATACTGTTATCGAATACCCAGGCCACCGGCGGCAGCCCGCCTTCCGCGCCGTGGATGACGTCTCGTTCACCCTCAAACAAGGGGAAATTCTTGGATTGGTCGGGGAATCGGGCTCAGGAAAGACCACCATCGGCAGGGCCGCAATCGGTCTGATTCCCTCCTCAGGCGGTTCCATCCTCGTTAACGGAGCTGACATTGGATCCGCAGACGCCAAAAGGAAACGGGAAATACGAAAGAACGTGTCCATCGTCTTTCAAGACCCTGCCTCCTCACTGAATCCACGCGTCACCATCGGACGTAGCGTGACGGATCCCCTGCGCTGGACGGGGACAAAATTGACCAACAAGCAGCTTGACCAGAAAGCGCGGGATCTCCTGGAAAGTGTCCGGATCCCCAGTGACTGGGCCAGCCGATACCCGCACGAGCTGTCTGGCGGTCAGCGGCAACGCGTCGGCATTGCACGTGCTATCGCCATCGATCCGCTACTTATGGTTGCTGATGAGCCTACATCGGCCCTGGACGTGTCAGTGCAGGCATCTGTGCTCCAGCTTCTGCTGGAACTGCAGAGCACTATGGGCTTTTCCTGCCTGTTTATCAGCCACGACCTTTCGGTTGTTGAACAGCTCTCAAATCGAGTGGCAGTGCTTAACCAAGGCACAGTCGTGGAAATCGGCCAGACCCAAGACATACTTCACAATCCCCAGCAGGCCTATACCCAAAGGCTTCTGGCCGCGGCTCCCGTTCCTGACCCCGTAGTCCAGCGCCAGAAGCGACTTCAGCGAATGTCACTTGCGGGCTGAGATTGCGGGGTGTGGCCCACGCATCAATCGGAGCGGTTATCGCCCAGGACTGGATGACAGCGGCTCCGCGGGCACAGGACGCCGCGAACCTGTTCTTCCGGCTGGTCTCCAGCCGCTACGTACACGGCCTCGGGCTGCTACGGTGCCGGGCCACCAGGCTGCATCCTGACCAGATCGATGCCCAGACCGGCGTCCTCGGCGCACTCACCACACGGATCGAGGAGGCGATGGCATCCTTTCATGACGCCAGGGAAGCCCCGCCCGCCATCCCCGGAGTCACTCTCAACGTCGCCGATGTCGTCATCGCCGAAGCGCAATACGGTCAGCGCAGAACCACTGTCCGCCCGCCGTCGAGCATTACCCGGCCTTCACAGTGCCACCGCACCGCGTTGCTCAGCGCCTTGCACTCAGCGTCGCGGCCCACGCGGACGAGGTCATCCGCGGTGTAGGTGTGGTCCACGTCGATGACCTGCTGGGCGATGATCGGTCCCTCATCCAGCTCGGCGTTGACGTAGTGCGCCGTGGCGCCCACCGTCTTGACCCCGCGGTCATAGGCCTGGTGGTACGGCTTGGCGCCCTTGAAGCTGGGCAGGAACGAGTGGTGGATGTTGATGGTCTTTCCCGTCAGCTTCGCCGACAGCTCATCGCTGAGGACCTGCATGTAGCGGGCCAGGACCACCAGTTCCACATCGAACTCATCCACGAGCTCCAGCAGGCGCGCTTCCTGCGCCGGCTTGGTCTCCTGGGTGACCGGGAGGTGGAAGAACGGGATGCCGTGCCACTTGACCAGCTCTTCGTGGTCCGTGTGGTTGGAGACCACGGCCACGATTTCCACCGGCAGATCGCCCGTGCGGGCCCGGAACAGCAGGTCGTTGAGGCAGTGCCCGAACTTGGACACCATCACCAGGACCCGGCGTTTGCGGCCGTGCGGCTCCAGTTGCCAGTTCATGGCCCACTCAGCGGCCAGGGGATCGAAGTCGCGGCGCAGGTCCTCGGTACTGAAGGCTGCCTTCCCGGCTGCGAAATGCACCCGCATAAAGAACTGCTGGGCCTGGCGGTCACCGAAGTGCTTGGTGTCGATGATGTCGCAGTCATGGTCCAGCAGGTAGCCGGTGATCGCATGGACGATGCCCGGGGACTCGGCGCAGTTGACTGTCAGAACGTGTTCAGTTTCCACTTAGCTCTCCCGCTGTGCCTTCGCCTCGGCCAGCTCAGAGTCGGCCAGGGCCTTCTCATCGGCCACGGCCTTCTCGCCGGCGAGGTCCTTCTGGAACTCCGCGTAGCGGGCCAGGTGGGCCGGGCGCTTGCGCAGGATGACCCAGGCGACGCCCAACAGGACGAACCAGATGGGGGTGACCAGGAGCGCCACCAGCGTGTCCGGCTGCGTGGTCAGGGCCCACAGGACGAAGGCGAAGAACGCGAAGACCACCCAGACCATCGGGATGCCGCCGGGCATCTTGTACTTGGACGTGTCGTGCAGGTGCGGGCGGCGTGAGCGGAACTTCAGGTAGCTGGCCAGGATGATGGACCAGACAAACACGAAGCAGACGGCTGACACGGTGGTGACCATGTCGAAGGCCTTGCCGATGTCCGAGCCCGCGTACATCAGGATGACGCCGGAGAGCAGCAGGATGCAGGAGAGGAACAGGGCGTTCTGCGGGACCTTGCGGGCGGACAGGCGGCTGAACACGGTGGGGGCGTCGCCCTCCTGCGCCAGGCCGTAGACCATGCGGGAGGTGGAGTAGATGCCGGAGTTGGCCGAGGACATGGCCGAGCTGAGCACCACCAGGTTCACCACGGTGGCTGCGGCGCCGAGGCCGGCCAGGGAGAACATGGCGATGAACGGGCTGTGGCCGGCCTGGAACTGGGTCCAGGGGGTGACCGACATGAGGATGATGAGGGCGCCTACGTAGAAGAGCAGGACGCGGATGGGGATGGAGTTGATGGCCTTTGGCAGGTTCTTCTCAGGGTCCTTGGCCTCGGCGGCGGTGGTGCCCACGAGCTCA
It contains:
- a CDS encoding dipeptide ABC transporter ATP-binding protein; this encodes MSAPVLEINGLSVEFRTNHGWKAVTSDVSLDINHGETVALVGESGSGKSVTAMSVLNLLPKNARRTGSVKFQGQEVLAASEPQLRKLRGQGISMIFQEPMTALNPVYTVESQLCEAILSHHKISKQEAAKLALKLLQQVHMPNPEKKLKHYPHQLSGGQRQRVMIAMAISSEPQLLIADEPTTALDVTVQAEILDLLLELQQKMGMAILLITHDMGVVADVANRVFVMSSGNVVEQAKTEQLFAAPQAQYTRDLLDAVPFLGRASTRTRFAQEPDQNRSQEKSNVLEFKNTVIEYPGHRRQPAFRAVDDVSFTLKQGEILGLVGESGSGKTTIGRAAIGLIPSSGGSILVNGADIGSADAKRKREIRKNVSIVFQDPASSLNPRVTIGRSVTDPLRWTGTKLTNKQLDQKARDLLESVRIPSDWASRYPHELSGGQRQRVGIARAIAIDPLLMVADEPTSALDVSVQASVLQLLLELQSTMGFSCLFISHDLSVVEQLSNRVAVLNQGTVVEIGQTQDILHNPQQAYTQRLLAAAPVPDPVVQRQKRLQRMSLAG
- the cycA gene encoding D-serine/D-alanine/glycine transporter, translated to MSSKTTVSPQTPHLERQLSNRHIQLIAIGGAIGTGLFMGSGKTISAAGPSVIFVYMIIGFMLFFVMRAMGELLLSNLNYKSFSDFAADLLGPWAGFFTGWTYWFCWVITGIADVIAIAGYSKELWPGLPLWIPGLVTIGILLLLNLATVRAFGETEFWFALIKIIAIAALIIVGLFMIFSGFESDAGPATFTNLWSHGGMFPNEFMGFVAGFQIAVFAFVGIELVGTTAAEAKDPEKNLPKAINSIPIRVLLFYVGALIILMSVTPWTQFQAGHSPFIAMFSLAGLGAAATVVNLVVLSSAMSSANSGIYSTSRMVYGLAQEGDAPTVFSRLSARKVPQNALFLSCILLLSGVILMYAGSDIGKAFDMVTTVSAVCFVFVWSIILASYLKFRSRRPHLHDTSKYKMPGGIPMVWVVFAFFAFVLWALTTQPDTLVALLVTPIWFVLLGVAWVILRKRPAHLARYAEFQKDLAGEKAVADEKALADSELAEAKAQRES
- the purU gene encoding formyltetrahydrofolate deformylase; the protein is METEHVLTVNCAESPGIVHAITGYLLDHDCDIIDTKHFGDRQAQQFFMRVHFAAGKAAFSTEDLRRDFDPLAAEWAMNWQLEPHGRKRRVLVMVSKFGHCLNDLLFRARTGDLPVEIVAVVSNHTDHEELVKWHGIPFFHLPVTQETKPAQEARLLELVDEFDVELVVLARYMQVLSDELSAKLTGKTINIHHSFLPSFKGAKPYHQAYDRGVKTVGATAHYVNAELDEGPIIAQQVIDVDHTYTADDLVRVGRDAECKALSNAVRWHCEGRVMLDGGRTVVLR